From one Trachemys scripta elegans isolate TJP31775 chromosome 14, CAS_Tse_1.0, whole genome shotgun sequence genomic stretch:
- the LOC117886956 gene encoding zinc finger protein RFP-like isoform X2, translating to MAAANPAKTLQEEATCSICLDYFKDPVMIIDCGHNFCRACITQCLWGWETNLSCPCCRGSFLRRNLKPNRQLANVAEVAKQLSLQLFKEPRGERVCEKHLETLKLFCKEDQTPICVVCDRSKEHRAHTVVPIEEAAQEYKKEVEAERQKIVSEFQQLRLFLEEQEKHRLGRLGELDKEIVKMRDENATKYSKALSCLSDMVCEIEGKCQQPASEFLQVIRSTLSRCKTGKGKFQNPTAESPDWRRRIKELSQETVSLQDAVKKFKESLPSETVLKSANVSFDPATAHPRFVVSKRRKSVRWGDTRQDLPYSPKRFDPSRCVLGCEGFTSGKHCWMVEVGDGGNWAVGVARESVRRKGEISLDPEGGIWAMGLCRGQYRVLTSPVTLLTLSGSPTRILVCLEYEEVLVTFIDIDSMARIFSFPSASFTGEKIFPFFRVGDMQTHLRLLPCITG from the exons ATGGCTGCTGCGAATCCAGCCAAAACGCTCCAGGAGGAAGCTACTTGTTCCATCTGCCTGGATTATTTTAAAGACCCGGTGATGATTATAGACTGCGGGCACAATTTCTGCCGAGCCTGCATCACCCAGTGCTTGTGGGGATGGGAGACAAACCTCTCCTGCCCTTGCTGCAGGGGCAGCTTTCTCCGGAGAAACCTCAAGCCAAACAGGCAGCTGGCCAACGTGGCAGAGGTGGCCAAACAGCTCAGCCTGCAGCTGTTCAAAGAGCCCCGAGGGGAGAGGGTGTGTGAGAAACACCTGGAGACTCTGAAACTCTTCTGCAAGGAGGATCAAACTCCCATCTGCGTGGTGTGTGACAGATCCAAGGAGCACCGAGCTCACACGGTGGTTCCCATCGAGGAGGCTGCCCAGGAGTACAAG AAAGAAGTGGAAGCCGAGAGGCAGAAGATTGTGTCTGAATTTCAGCAGTTGCGCCTGTTTCTGGAGGAACAAGAGAAACATCGGCTGGGCCGGCTGGGCGAGCTGGACAAGGAGATTGTGAAGATGAGGGATGAAAATGCCACCAAATACTCTAAGGCGCTCTCTTGCCTCAGCGATATGGTCTGCGAGATAGAGGGGAAGTGCCAGCAGCCAGCGAGTGAATTCTTGCAG gtcATCAGAAGCACCTTGAGCAG ATGTAAGACGGGGAAGGGGAAGTTTCAAAATCCAACAGCAGAGTCTCCTGACTGGAGAAGAAGAATCAAAGAACTCTCTCAAGAAACCGTATCGCTACAGGATGCTGTGAAGAAATTCAAAG AGTCTCTGCCATCTGAAACTGTGTTGAAATCAG CAAATGTGAGTTTTGATCCAGCCACGGCTCATCCCCGCTTCGTTGTGTCCAAGAGACGGAAAAGTGTGAGATGGGGAGACACGCGGCAGGATCTGCCCTACAGTCCTAAGAGATTTGATCCTTCTCGCTgcgtgctgggctgtgagggattcaCCTCGGGAAAACATTGCTGGATGGTggaagtgggggatgggggaaactgggctgtgggggtggccagagagtctgtgaggaggaagggagagatcAGCTTGGACCCTGAGGGGGGCATCtgggccatggggctctgcagaGGTCAGTACCGGGTTTTAACGTCCCCTGTGACTCTTTTGACCCTGAGCGGGAGCCCCACGCGGATTCTGGTTTGTCTGGAGTATGAAGAGGTGTTGGTGACATTTATAGATATTGATAGCATGGCCAGGATATTTTCATTCCCATCAGCTTCTTTTACAGGGGAGAAAATCTTCCCTTTTTTCCGGGTTGGGGATATGCAAACGCACCTCAGGCTACTCCCCTGTATCACAGGGTAA
- the LOC117886956 gene encoding zinc finger protein RFP-like isoform X1, whose product MAAANPAKTLQEEATCSICLDYFKDPVMIIDCGHNFCRACITQCLWGWETNLSCPCCRGSFLRRNLKPNRQLANVAEVAKQLSLQLFKEPRGERVCEKHLETLKLFCKEDQTPICVVCDRSKEHRAHTVVPIEEAAQEYKVQIQSQLEILKKERAEILECQLSGEVKSQELLKEVEAERQKIVSEFQQLRLFLEEQEKHRLGRLGELDKEIVKMRDENATKYSKALSCLSDMVCEIEGKCQQPASEFLQVIRSTLSRCKTGKGKFQNPTAESPDWRRRIKELSQETVSLQDAVKKFKESLPSETVLKSANVSFDPATAHPRFVVSKRRKSVRWGDTRQDLPYSPKRFDPSRCVLGCEGFTSGKHCWMVEVGDGGNWAVGVARESVRRKGEISLDPEGGIWAMGLCRGQYRVLTSPVTLLTLSGSPTRILVCLEYEEVLVTFIDIDSMARIFSFPSASFTGEKIFPFFRVGDMQTHLRLLPCITG is encoded by the exons ATGGCTGCTGCGAATCCAGCCAAAACGCTCCAGGAGGAAGCTACTTGTTCCATCTGCCTGGATTATTTTAAAGACCCGGTGATGATTATAGACTGCGGGCACAATTTCTGCCGAGCCTGCATCACCCAGTGCTTGTGGGGATGGGAGACAAACCTCTCCTGCCCTTGCTGCAGGGGCAGCTTTCTCCGGAGAAACCTCAAGCCAAACAGGCAGCTGGCCAACGTGGCAGAGGTGGCCAAACAGCTCAGCCTGCAGCTGTTCAAAGAGCCCCGAGGGGAGAGGGTGTGTGAGAAACACCTGGAGACTCTGAAACTCTTCTGCAAGGAGGATCAAACTCCCATCTGCGTGGTGTGTGACAGATCCAAGGAGCACCGAGCTCACACGGTGGTTCCCATCGAGGAGGCTGCCCAGGAGTACAAG GTGCAAATTCAGAGCCAGCTGGAGATTTTGAAGAAAGAGAGAGCTGAGATACTCGAGTGTCAATTGAGTGGGGAAGTGAAAAGCCAGGAACTTCTG AAAGAAGTGGAAGCCGAGAGGCAGAAGATTGTGTCTGAATTTCAGCAGTTGCGCCTGTTTCTGGAGGAACAAGAGAAACATCGGCTGGGCCGGCTGGGCGAGCTGGACAAGGAGATTGTGAAGATGAGGGATGAAAATGCCACCAAATACTCTAAGGCGCTCTCTTGCCTCAGCGATATGGTCTGCGAGATAGAGGGGAAGTGCCAGCAGCCAGCGAGTGAATTCTTGCAG gtcATCAGAAGCACCTTGAGCAG ATGTAAGACGGGGAAGGGGAAGTTTCAAAATCCAACAGCAGAGTCTCCTGACTGGAGAAGAAGAATCAAAGAACTCTCTCAAGAAACCGTATCGCTACAGGATGCTGTGAAGAAATTCAAAG AGTCTCTGCCATCTGAAACTGTGTTGAAATCAG CAAATGTGAGTTTTGATCCAGCCACGGCTCATCCCCGCTTCGTTGTGTCCAAGAGACGGAAAAGTGTGAGATGGGGAGACACGCGGCAGGATCTGCCCTACAGTCCTAAGAGATTTGATCCTTCTCGCTgcgtgctgggctgtgagggattcaCCTCGGGAAAACATTGCTGGATGGTggaagtgggggatgggggaaactgggctgtgggggtggccagagagtctgtgaggaggaagggagagatcAGCTTGGACCCTGAGGGGGGCATCtgggccatggggctctgcagaGGTCAGTACCGGGTTTTAACGTCCCCTGTGACTCTTTTGACCCTGAGCGGGAGCCCCACGCGGATTCTGGTTTGTCTGGAGTATGAAGAGGTGTTGGTGACATTTATAGATATTGATAGCATGGCCAGGATATTTTCATTCCCATCAGCTTCTTTTACAGGGGAGAAAATCTTCCCTTTTTTCCGGGTTGGGGATATGCAAACGCACCTCAGGCTACTCCCCTGTATCACAGGGTAA